The following proteins are encoded in a genomic region of Arachis stenosperma cultivar V10309 chromosome 4, arast.V10309.gnm1.PFL2, whole genome shotgun sequence:
- the LOC130974187 gene encoding probable protein phosphatase 2C 35 isoform X1 — protein MGCVNGKCCNRYSTPSEGGSRDYRELGPYRAQRKHILTQRPLEVATVPSHNFTLEYSVLTQRGYYPDSPEKENQDSFCIRTQIQGNPSVHFFGVYDGHGQFGGQCANFVKDRLVETLSSDPALLEDPVKAYTSAFLTTNYELHNSDVDDSMSGTTAITVLVIGDTLYVANVGDSRAVLAVKDGNRIIAEDLSSDQTPFRRDEYERVKLSGARVLSVDQVEGLKDPNIQTWGDEESQGGDPPRLWVQNGMYPGTAFTRSVGDNLAETIGVIAVPEVSTVQLTPNHLFFVVASDGIFEFLSSQTVVDMAASYSDPRDACAAIAGESYKLWLEHENRTDDITIIIVQIKGLSNLGSSQVGSGDINASMLTRSKRGNGTSETSTTTVSEVSRSVRSGISDLQTCQHAVSMRSPAIVAPSPTVFK, from the exons ATGGGCTGTGTCAATGGCAAGTGTTGTAACCGGTACTCTACACCGTCAGAGGGTGGCTCCAGGGACTACAGAGAACTTGGTCCTTACCGTGCACAAAGGAAGCACATACTCACTCAGAGACCATTGGAGGTAGCTACTGTTCCTTCACATAACTTCACTTTGGAGTATTCTGTTCTAACCCAGAGGGGATACTACCCTGATTCACCTGAGAAGGAAAACCAAGATAGTTTCTGCATTAGGACTCAGATTCAAGGTAACCCCAGTGTCCATTTCTTTGGTGTGTATGATGGTCATGGTCAATTTGGTGGACAGTGTGCAAACTTTGTTAAGGATAGGTTAGTAGAAACATTGTCTAGTGACCCTGCATTGTTGGAGGACCCTGTTAAGGCTTACACTTCTGCATTCTTAACAACGAATTACGAACTGCATAACAGTGATGTTGATGATTCAATGAGTGGTACCACTGCAATTACAGTGCTTGTTATTGGTGATACCCTTTATGTAGCTAATGTTGGTGACTCAAGAGCAGTGCTAGCTGTTAAGGACGGGAATAGAATTATTGCTGAGGACTTGTCCTCGGATCAGACACCGTTCCGGAGAGATGAATATGAGAGAgtgaagctttctggggcaagGGTGTTGAGTGTTGATCAGGTAGAAGGGCTTAAGGATCCAAATATCCAAACTTGGGGCGACGAAGAGAGTCAGGGTGGCGATCCTCCAAGGTTGTGGGTTCAAAATGGAATGTATCCTGGAACTGCTTTCACAAGGAGTGTTGGGGATAATTTGGCAGAGACTATCGGTGTCATTGCTGTTCCTGAGGTGTCAACAGTCCAGCTTACACCGAATCATCTATTCTTTGTTGTTGCAAGTGATGGGATATTTGAGTTCCTATCAAGCCAAACTGTTGTTGACATG GCAGCAAGCTATTCAGATCCCCGTGATGCATGTGCCGCCATTGCTGGAGAGTCATATAAACTATGGTTGGAACATGAGAACCGAACAGATGATATAACAATTATCATTGTTCAGATCAAAGGCCTGTCAAAT TTAGGTTCATCTCAAGTTGGATCAGGTGACATCAATGCCAGTATGTTAACAAGGTCCAAGAGGGGAAACGGAACATCAGAGACATCCACTACTACTGTGTCGGAAGTTTCTCGTTCTGTGAGGAGTGGAATCTCCGATTTACAGACATGTCAGCATGCAGTCTCAATGAGAAGTCCAGCTATAGTCGCTCCCTCACCAACTG TGTTCAAATAG
- the LOC130974187 gene encoding probable protein phosphatase 2C 35 isoform X2, giving the protein MGCVNGKCCNRYSTPSEGGSRDYRELGPYRAQRKHILTQRPLEVATVPSHNFTLEYSVLTQRGYYPDSPEKENQDSFCIRTQIQGNPSVHFFGVYDGHGQFGGQCANFVKDRLVETLSSDPALLEDPVKAYTSAFLTTNYELHNSDVDDSMSGTTAITVLVIGDTLYVANVGDSRAVLAVKDGNRIIAEDLSSDQTPFRRDEYERVKLSGARVLSVDQVEGLKDPNIQTWGDEESQGGDPPRLWVQNGMYPGTAFTRSVGDNLAETIGVIAVPEVSTVQLTPNHLFFVVASDGIFEFLSSQTVVDMAASYSDPRDACAAIAGESYKLWLEHENRTDDITIIIVQIKGLSNVHLKLDQVTSMPVC; this is encoded by the exons ATGGGCTGTGTCAATGGCAAGTGTTGTAACCGGTACTCTACACCGTCAGAGGGTGGCTCCAGGGACTACAGAGAACTTGGTCCTTACCGTGCACAAAGGAAGCACATACTCACTCAGAGACCATTGGAGGTAGCTACTGTTCCTTCACATAACTTCACTTTGGAGTATTCTGTTCTAACCCAGAGGGGATACTACCCTGATTCACCTGAGAAGGAAAACCAAGATAGTTTCTGCATTAGGACTCAGATTCAAGGTAACCCCAGTGTCCATTTCTTTGGTGTGTATGATGGTCATGGTCAATTTGGTGGACAGTGTGCAAACTTTGTTAAGGATAGGTTAGTAGAAACATTGTCTAGTGACCCTGCATTGTTGGAGGACCCTGTTAAGGCTTACACTTCTGCATTCTTAACAACGAATTACGAACTGCATAACAGTGATGTTGATGATTCAATGAGTGGTACCACTGCAATTACAGTGCTTGTTATTGGTGATACCCTTTATGTAGCTAATGTTGGTGACTCAAGAGCAGTGCTAGCTGTTAAGGACGGGAATAGAATTATTGCTGAGGACTTGTCCTCGGATCAGACACCGTTCCGGAGAGATGAATATGAGAGAgtgaagctttctggggcaagGGTGTTGAGTGTTGATCAGGTAGAAGGGCTTAAGGATCCAAATATCCAAACTTGGGGCGACGAAGAGAGTCAGGGTGGCGATCCTCCAAGGTTGTGGGTTCAAAATGGAATGTATCCTGGAACTGCTTTCACAAGGAGTGTTGGGGATAATTTGGCAGAGACTATCGGTGTCATTGCTGTTCCTGAGGTGTCAACAGTCCAGCTTACACCGAATCATCTATTCTTTGTTGTTGCAAGTGATGGGATATTTGAGTTCCTATCAAGCCAAACTGTTGTTGACATG GCAGCAAGCTATTCAGATCCCCGTGATGCATGTGCCGCCATTGCTGGAGAGTCATATAAACTATGGTTGGAACATGAGAACCGAACAGATGATATAACAATTATCATTGTTCAGATCAAAGGCCTGTCAAAT GTTCATCTCAAGTTGGATCAGGTGACATCAATGCCAGTATGTTAA